One Fusarium musae strain F31 chromosome 6, whole genome shotgun sequence DNA segment encodes these proteins:
- a CDS encoding hypothetical protein (EggNog:ENOG41), which produces MSEQAWQSAFKNPNATGTYKFEAYNVSERFPPNKTVDGWTATIRVANITDDPEDDTPYPGTDISVQAPEGMRVPMLNSSRTNSSDWHVCVAFWGPSRLKDEATDDAQHDDGDCSSFLDEDCLEALNTEAAGYFWNGEECTMLPHMPVKCEKYYKDYGPTYGGVPGANLSQFGSGKTLISQRPQTAGKYNAMTQEEAYDYAVRGVWTVMINWGRRDPDTYSLDDVLQPSLLCLRTRNITGGSEDPNDGARTTGYVALAVFSALMTTLLLAY; this is translated from the exons ATGAGCGAGCAAGCATGGCAATCTGCTTTCAAGAACCCCAACGCAACAGGGACATATAAATTTGAGGCGTATAATGTATCGGAAAGATTCCCGCCAAACAAAACTGTTGACGGATGGACGGCTACCATTCGCGTAGCCAATATTACGGACGACCCTGAGGACGATACACCTTATCCCGGCACCGACATCAGTGTTCAAGCACCAGAGGGAATGAGGGTCCCAATGCTGAATAGCAGTCGTACGAACTCTTCAGACTGGCATGTGTGTGTTGCTTTCTGGGGACCCAGTCGCCTGAAGGATGAAGCAACCGACGATGCACAACACGACGATGGAGACTGCAGCTCGTTCCTTGACGAAGACTGCCTAGAGGCCTTGAACACAGAAGCAGCTGGATATTTCTGGAACGGAGAGGAGTGCACAATGCTGCCACATATGCCAGTTAAATGTGAGAAGTATTACAAAGACTACGGCCCAACGTATGGCGGAGTTC CTGGGGCGAATCTGAGTCAATTTGGCAGCGGAAAGACCTTGATCAGCCAACGTCCACAGACGGCTGGCAAATATAATGCGATGACCCAAGAGGAAGCATATGACTACGCTGTGCGTGGTGTTTGGACTGTAATGATCAACTGGGGTCGTCGTGATCCCGACACATATAGTCTGGACGATGTTTTACAGCCTTCACTGTTGTGCCTGCGCACCAGGAACATCACTGGAGGCAGTGAGGATCCTAACGACGGCGCAAGAACAACTGGCTATGTAGCTCTGGCTGTTTTCTCAGCTTTGATGACCACGCTATTGTTGGCATATTGA
- the SUB2 gene encoding Suppressor of the cold-sensitive snRNP biogenesis mutant brr1-1 (BUSCO:EOG09262E4Q), which translates to MSHEEDLIDYSDEEIGGNETTATTSNGKKGELAAGNNVDKKGSYVGIHSTGFRDFLLKAELIRAIGDCGFEHPSEVQQTCIPQALLGGDIICQAKSGLGKTAVFVLATLQQVEPVNGEVSVVVMCHTRELAYQIRDEYNRFSKYMPDIKTGVFYGGTPIKTDMETLKNKDTCPHIIVGTPGRLKALVRDKALRLGSVRIFVLDECDKMLDQPDMRTDVQDVFRATPPQKQVMMFSATLSEEVKPICRKFMQNPTEHYVDEDTKLTLHGLQQFYIKLEEKEKNRKLNELLDELQFNQVIIFVRSTVRATELDKLLRECNFPSIAVHSGVSQEERIRRYKEFKEFKKRICVATDVFGRGIDIERINLAINYDLSNDASSYLHRVGRAGRFGTKGLAISFVSTDQDQEVLKEIEKRFEVALPEFPKEGVDASTYMAS; encoded by the exons ATGTCTCACGAAGAAGATCTCATTGATTATTCCGATGAGGAGATCGGTGGTAACGAaaccaccgccaccacctccaacggcaagaagggcgagcTTGCTGCCGGCAACAATGTCGACAAGAAGGGCAGCTACGTCGGCATTCATTCCACCGGTTTCCGCGATTTCCTTTTGAAGGCTGAGTTAATTCGCGCCATCGGCGACTGCGGTTTCGAACATCCATCGGAGG TTCAACAAACCTGTATCCCCCAGGCACTGCTCGGTGGTGATATCATCTGCCAGGCCAAGTCTGGTCTAGGAAAGACAGCTGTCTTTGTTCTCGCTACCCTTCAGCAGGTCGAGCCTGTGAACGGAGAGGTCTCCGTCGTTGTTATGTGCCACACCCGAGAGCTGGCTTACCAGATCCGTGACGAGTACAACCGCTTCAGCAAGTACATGCCCGATATCAAGACCGGTGTGTTCTATGGTGGAACTCCCATCAAGACCGACATGGAGAcactcaagaacaaggacacTTGCCCTCACATCATCGTCGGTACTCCTGGACGTCTCAAGGCCCTCGTTCGTGACAAGGCCCTACGTCTGGGCAGCGTTCGCATCTTCGTGCTTGATGAGTGTGACAAGATGCTTGATCAGCCTG ATATGCGCACGGATGTGCAAGATGTTTTCCGCGCTACACCTCCTCAGAAGCAGGTTATGATGTTCTCGGCCACCTTGTCCGAGGAGGTGAAGCCTATTTGCCGGAAGTTCATGCAGAACCCCACCGAGCACTACGTTGATGAGGACACTAAGCTCACTCTTCACGGTCTTCAGCAGTTCTACATCAAgctggaagagaaggagaaaaatCGCAAGCTCAACGAGCTTCTGGATGAACTCCAGTTCAACCAGGTCATTATTTTCGTCCGTAGCACTGTTCGTGCCACTGAGCTTGACAAGCTCCTCAGGGAGTGTAACTTTCCTTCTATTGCCGTCCACTCTGGCGTTAGTCAGGAAGAACG TATTCGTCGCTACAAGGAGTTCAAGGAGTTCAAGAAGAGAATTTGCGTTGCTACCGATGTCTTTGGACGAGGTATTGATATTGAGCGAATCAACCTCGCCATCAACTACGACTTATCCAACGATGCCAGCTCCTACCTGCACCGTGTCGGTCGTGCTGGGCGATTCGGTACCAAGGGATTGGCCATCTCATTCGTCAGCAccgaccaagaccaagaggtgctcaaggagatcgagaagcGATTCGAAGTCGCCCTTCC TGAATTCCCCAAGGAGGGTGTCGATGCCAGCACTTACATGGCCTCTTAA
- a CDS encoding hypothetical protein (EggNog:ENOG41): MCDATVSPAYNLSSQYAPYNTSIASSASTSTTSVWSDTTSQISDDSSLSAHSSDSDSCDSYFSRKAAVADCSLNLRRRVQKTQTEALPAELRQNPRRTSNARAACPPALVRQSDRKVNFVDSLVDSSTHIVEAIWPLSSVACRNELGSRAVLPLRTFIQETLRRSRTSYSTLQVALYYLILIKPHVPKHNFTMEQPEDRHADRALQCGRRMFLAALILASKYLQDRNYSARAWSKISGLHTQEINQNEIAFLHAVNWKMHIVDEVFQRWTDIVLKYTPPPSGPPSPGGVPQVVSQQVVDWKRIILGLNPELTNLASLIPATPAIPRSSDLCALSPRSILNMPHQAQSSYGYESAEATPTPQPYSTPMAMESAALGYTSSRAAPSLGMLPTPRLTPQSSGLCTPAASAASHMLNKSSAMGLAMAQANNANTSQYLDRLPATRTSSPQVYCPTRRSSLATSVSTASSPESMISDSSRSSRSSSISSSSSLVSATLSSSRLGMPSRFRASKSCNERLSQKPTIPSVPEDYDVHCDTSSPESYTGPVGKLVDLSLESSVARRQQELEDMARDSDAARALQELHNYRAAEIVPATAPRSGTKRTRTASMDNCLQENVREILGGRCSTQHPAWPDTLVRTRGIISESNLQIPVRPSLPGTGKRVCCSAEAAQGYEVSSVHPAIGLRGPGMLEGILN; the protein is encoded by the exons ATGTGCGACGCAACCGTGTCGCCCGCTTATAACCTCTCCTCCCAATATGCACCCTACAACACCTCAATAGCTTCTTCCGCTTCGACTTCCACTACTTCTGTTTGGTCCGACACCACCTCTCAGATTTCCGACGACTCCTCTCTTTCCGCACACTCTTCCGACTCCGACTCTTGCGATTCCTATTTTTCGAGAAAGGCCGCCGTTGCTGATTGCAGTCTCAACTTGCGGCGTCGCGTCCAAAAGACACAGACGGAAGCACTCCCCGCCGAATTACGCCAGAACCCACGAAGAACTTCAAATGCACGCGCTGCGTGCCCCCCGGCTCTGGTCCGGCAGTCTGACCGAAAAGTTAACTTCGTAGATAGCCTTGTCG ATTCGTCGACACATATCGTTGAAGCCATCTGGCCACTCTCCTCTGTCGCCTGCCGAAATGAGCTTGGAAGTAGGGCCGTTCTTCCCCTGCGCACATTTATTCAAGAGACTTTGCGCCGGTCACGAACCAGCTACTCGACTCTGCAGGTCGCTCTCTATTATCTAATTCTCATCAAGCCCCATGTGCCGAAGCACAACTTCACCATGGAACAGCCTGAGGACCGACACGCCGATCGCGCCCTTCAGTGCGGTCGTCGTATGTTCCTCGCGGCTCTGATCCTTGCCTCAAAGTATCTTCAGGATAGAAACTATTCTGCCCGGGCCTGGAGCAAGATTTCGGGACTTCACACTCAAGAGATCAACCAGAACGAAATCGCTTTTCTCCACGCAGTCAACTGGAAGATGCATATTGTCGATGAGGTCTTCCAGCGATGGACCGATATTGTTCTCAAGTACACGCCTCCTCCGTCTGGCCCTCCTTCTCCCGGAGGTGTTCCCCAGGTCGTGTCCCAGCAAGTCGTGGATTGGAAGCGAATCATCTTGGGTCTGAACCCGGAATTGACGAATCTCGCCTCATTGATTCCTGCAACTCCTGCTATCCCTAGGTCAAGTGATCTTTGTGCTTTGTCTCCTCGCAGTATTCTCAATATGCCCCACCAAGCTCAGAGTTCATATGGCTATGAATCTGCGGAAGCCACACCAACTCCCCAGCCCTACAGTACTCCTATGGCTATGGAATCAGCGGCTCTAGGATACACTTCTAGCCGCGCGGCCCCTAGTCTCGGTATGCTGCCAACTCCTCGACTTACCCCTCAGAGCAGTGGACTCTGCACTCCTGCAGCGAGTGCCGCTTCCCACATGCTTAATAAGTCTTCTGCGATGGGTTTGGCCATGGCTCAAGCCAACAATGCGAACACATCTCAGTACCTCGATCGTCTCCCTGCCACCAGGACATCGTCCCCTCAAGTCTACTGCCCTACTCGCCGATCTTCCCTTGCTACTTCAGTgtcaacagcttcatcacCCGAATCGATGATTTCGGATTCGTCGCGTTCCTcgcgctcttcttccatctcatcttcttcatcgcttgTTAGCGCGACCCTCAGTTCTTCCAGACTGGGTATGCCGTCGCGATTCCGAGCGTCGAAGTCATGTAACGAGAGATTGAGCCAGAAGCCGACAATCCCTTCGGTTCCAGAGGATTATGATGTGCACTGTGATACGTCCTCCCCCGAATCTTACACCGGCCCGGTTGGCAAGCTCGTGGACCTGTCTCTGGAGTCTTCCGTGGCGAGACGACAGCAGGAACTTGAGGATATGGCTCGCGATTCTGATGCCGCTCGTGCTTTACAGGAGCTCCATAATTATCGTGCAGCTGAGATTGTGCCCGCAACTGCCCCTAGAAGTGGCACGAAGCGAACTAGAACCGCCTCTATGGACAACTGCCTTCAGGAAAACGTTCGCGAGATCCTTGGTGGTCGTTGTTCTACCCAGCATCCTGCCTGGCCCGATACGTTGGTTCGCACTCGAGGGATTATCTCTGAGTCGAATCTCCAGATCCCCGTCCGTCCTAGCTTGCCTGGTACCGGCAAGCGAGTCTGCTGCTCTGCCGAAGCGGCTCAGGGCTACGAAGTTTCGTCTGTCCATCCTGCTATCGGCCTTCGGGGACCTGGTATGTTGGAGGGTATTCTCAACTAA
- a CDS encoding hypothetical protein (EggNog:ENOG41), whose protein sequence is MGLTPIRIRSKRKFPSRDNPSPRQTIASLPDDNISPPKRMKRSLSNVLASRSTRCRPAIQALPAEILESIFLYSANVALPRSAPLIGSKLSGRATLIRFIIWAFQDTWEQSFGDPEKFAALDKNRVSGNWQLQAQQTWVEKYARDQHYRHYLPQLDDDGDPFIYGHGHDFEGGVGHFNSQQCFEADYQEVLSWKPFERVGSWGGCDIHPKVRIPTSLITGPWDEKNLRLLFWLRRGGLVYGLEEHDRSWEIQLDCLRNAFIDAPEPNAFITNLIDLTALCQGLPRDVAREQRRRIDQRLKWGADSVISKEILRQVYGTIGIFHDGFGTSSSPK, encoded by the exons ATGGGCCTTACGCCTATACGTATTCGAAGCAAGCGGAAATTTCCATCGAGAGACAACCCGTCTCCTCGGCAAACTATCGCATCTCTCCCTGACGACAATATCAGCCCCCCCAAGAGAATGAAGCGCTCACTATCAAATGTCCTCGCCTCTCGATCTACGCGTTGCAGGCCGGCTATTCAGGCTCTTCCGGCCGAAATCTTGGAGAGTATATTCCTTTACAGCGCCAATGTTGCCCTCCCCCGGTCCGCGCCGCTCATAGGATCAAAGCTGTCTGGGCGGGCTACTCTCATCAGGTTCATCATATGGGCATTCCAGGATACTTGGGAACAATCGTTCGGTGACCCTGAGAAGTTTGCTGCACTAGATAAGAATCGTGTATCTGGCAATTGGCAACTCCAG GCGCAGCAGACCTGGGTAGAAAAGTATGCCAGAGACCAACATTATCGTCATTATCTTCCTCAGTTGGATGATGACGGTGATCCCTTTATTTATGGACACGGCCATGATTTCGAAGGTGGCGTAGGGCACTTCAACTCACAGCAGTGTTTTGAAGCTGATTATCAGGAGGTTCTGTCCTGGAAACCTTTCGAAAGGGTTGGATCATGGGGTGGCTGTGATATTCACCCAAAGGTACGCATTCCTACATCCCTCATCACCGGTCCATGGGACGAAAAGAATCTACGCCTCCTGTTCTGGCTCCGCAGGGGTGGGCTAGTTTATGGCCTAGAAGAGCATGATAGATCGTGGGAGATTCAGCTGGACTGTCTTCGTAACGCATTTATCGACGCACCGGAGCCTAACGCCTTCATCACAAATTTGATCGATCTCACTGCACTGTGTCAGGGTCTACCGAGAGATGTTGCCAGAGAGCAAAGAAGACGCATTGATCAACGGCTGAAATGGGGTGCTGATAGTGTCATTTCGAAGGAGATACTCCGACAGGTCTATGGAACAATAGGGATTTTCCACGATGGCTTTGGCACTTCAAGCTCCCCGAAATAA
- the MRS2 gene encoding magnesium ion transporter (EggNog:ENOG41), with protein MTTPVPCCRTRTLDTITTRKQFTTLGIVRQRTVTVPKPTLFQRDPTSRKLQDCHQPWTAQRCFSTSRGARKLFKGQDPNPENPPTWERFLKFAGRKDSKDLKPDDLPNHDEYADGSSIFNNRRTLAAKAASEPRLRCTEVDEHGNVILVDGEFKKTELIAKFGLLPRDLRKIDSSNLPHILIRPSAILLNLLHLKVLIKHDRVLLFDIYGSKTSYPQSAFMYDLQGKLQQKNTQASGALPYEFRALEAVLTSVTSELEADFEAVREPVMHILSELEDDIDRSKLRMLLILSKRVSTFEQKAKLVRDAIEDLLEADDDLSAMYLTEKTHDLYRGEDDHTEVEMLLESYHKLTDEIVQEAGNLVSGIRNTEEIVRAILDANRNALMLLDLKFSVGTLGLAMGTFLAGLYGMNLENFIEETNWGFAGVTGVSVVFSLIVCWYGLTKLRRVQRIKMMDDERPRIPRGQAYFPDDRSALGLLDNRNREMLRRINMQKAVSQKKRWFA; from the exons ATGACCACACCAGTTCCATGTTGTCGCACACGAACACTAGATACTATTACGACGCGGAAACAGTTCACAACCTTGGGAATAGTACGTCAGAGAACAGTGACTGTGCCCAAACCAACACTCTTCCAAAGAGATCCCACCTCACGGAAACTTCAGGATTGTCATCAGCCCTGGACGGCCCAACGCTGCTTCAGCACCAGTCGAGGTGCGCGCAAGTTATTCAAAGGCCAAGACCCAAACCCAGAGAACCCACCAACATGGGAACGATTCCTCAAATTCGCAGGAAGGAAGGATAGTAAAGACTTGAAGCCAGACGATCTCCCAAACCACGACGAATATGCTGATGGCTCGtcaatcttcaacaaccgGCGAACGCTTGCGGCCAAAGCTGCATCCGAGCCTCGACTGCGATGCACGGAAGTCGACGAGCATGGGAACGTCATTCTCGTTGACGGAGAATTCAAGAAGACTGAGCTTATTGCAAAG TTCGGCTTGCTGCCTCGAGATTTGCGAAAGATTGACTCGTCAAACTTGCCTCATATCCTTATTCGCCCTTCGGCCATTTTGCTAAACCTACTACATCTCAAGGTCCTGATCAAACATGACCGAGTGCTTCTATTCGATATTTACGGCTCAAAGACATCGTACCCCCAATCGGCCTTTATGTACGACTTGCAGGGCAAACTACAACAGAAGAATACACAGGCATCAGGCGCTCTGCCATATGAGTTCCGGGCATTGGAAGCGGTGTTGACCTCAGTGACGTCTGAACTTGAAGCTGATTTCGAGGCGGTGCGTGAGCCGGTCATGCATATTCTTAGCGAGCTGGAGGATGACATTGATCGAAGCAAGCTCAGAATGCTCCTTATTCTATCCAAGCGAGTGAGCACCTTTGAGCAAAAAGCAAAGTTGGTCCGGGATGCCATCGAAGACCTCCTCGAAGCCGACGATGATCTCTCTGCCATGTACTTGACGGAGAAAACACATGATCTTTACAGGGGAGAGGACGACCACACCGAGGTTGAGATGCTTTTGGAGTCTTATCACAAGCTGACTGACGAAATCGTGCAAGAAGCCGGCAACCTTGTCTCGGGCATCCGAAACACGGAGGAAAT CGTTCGTGCAATTCTGGACGCCAATCGAAACGCTCTCATGTTGCTTGATCTCAAATTCAGCGTTGGGACGCTTGGCCTAGCCATGGGAACGTTCCTTGCTGGTCTCTACGGCATGAACTTGGAGAACTTTATCGAGGAGACAAACTGGGGTTTCGCTGGTGTCACTGGTGTCTCAGTCGTCTTCTCGCTTATCGTATGCTGGTATGGCCTGACAAAGCTGCGCCGCGTGCAGCGcatcaagatgatggatgacGAGCGACCGCGGATCCCCCGCGGGCAGGCCTATTTCCCCGATGATCGCTCGGCGCTGGGGCTCCTTGATAACAGGAACCGCGAAATGTTGCGGCGAATCAACATGCAGAAGGCCGTATCGCAAAAGAAGAGGTGGTTTGCATGA
- a CDS encoding hypothetical protein (EggNog:ENOG41~BUSCO:EOG09260AZK) has product MSASNAPQPVKLSLPLEYQQTLFQELRAEDELVVIARGLGLMRLVNNLLHSYDAGGNNLIVIVAADERENGWIGEALAEHAAISMSPKARGLTVVNTDFQSVGAREKMYSGGGIFSITSRILVVDLLTGLLNPESITGLVVLHADRVVATSLEAFILRVYRQKNKVGFLKAFSDNPDPFTTGFSPLATMMRNLFLRKASLWPRFHVTVAQSLEGKKKAEVIELEVPMTDSMREIQNAIMECVEVSIHELKKGNSGLEMDDWNLDSALLKNFDIMVRRQLDPNWHRVSWKTKQIVNDLTVLRTMLNSILAYDAVSFLQHLDTIHAAHSPPPGSTRQTQSPWLFLDAAQTIFDTARRRVYSASAKDAAREDNIDSLRPVLEELPKWALLAEVLEEIDRDLYFEPPVRDDSNGTILIMCSNTDTCRQLRDFLQTMHVKPKTEKRSSEDDEDEDKPSAAFMMRRRLRNYLKWKRQFAQVSATLFSENQKALNGAMDTRPGFAGSRGGKTPANKRRRVRGGGNVGVSMGRAENGSIMQYIEKPGEVADLMAEVQITEEEAQQKEDVVADPLDNMEEYFKLYDMQDLVVIHAYDGDQDEHVLEETKPRYIIMYEPDAAFIRRVEVYRSSHNDRNVRVYFMYYGGSVEEQKYLSSVRREKDAFTKLIKERASMSLVMTVDPAEDPEEAFLRTVNTRIAGGGRLAATAEPPRVVVDVREFRSSLPSLLHGRSIVIVPCMLTVGDYILSPNICVERKSISDLISSFKDGRLYSQAETMFQYYKSVMLLIEFDQNKSFTLEPFADLSGSLNSVAPTNMSSDLQSKLVLLTLAFPKLRIIWSSSPYQTAEIFESLKTQEEEPDPIAAVRAGLDKDTRAEEQAFNQEPQDMLAIVPGVTPQNIKNLVLKTESIREVANMTVQELAPLVGTTAGRQIHGFFNRNVMEEDD; this is encoded by the exons ATGTCTGCAAGCAATGCTCCCCAGCCAGTGAAGCTTTCACTCCCACTC GAATACCAACAGACTCTGTTCCAGGAGCTTCGTGCTGAAGATGAGCTTGTCGTTATCGCACGCGGCCTGGGGCTGATGCGCCTTGTCAACAATCTCCTCCATTCGTATGACGCCGGCGGAAACAATCTTATTGTTATAGTCGCCGCTGATGAACGAGAAAATGGCTGGATTGGTGAAGCATTGGCCGAACATGCCGCCATCAGCATGTCCCCGAAAGCGCGTGGCCTGACAGTCGTCAACACGGACTTTCAAAGCGTCGGCGCAAGGGAAAAGATGTACTCTGGAGGCGGAATCTTCAGCATCACATCCCGTATTCTAGTGGTGGACCTTCTCACAGGTTTGCTGAATCCTGAATCAATTACAGGGCTTGTTGTTCTTCATGCCGATCGCGTTGTCGCAACATCCCTCGAGgccttcatcttgagagtTTATCGTCAAAAGAACAAGGTTGGGTTCTTGAAAGCCTTTTCGGATAACCCCGATCCCTTCACCACTGGCTTCTCACCCTTGGCTACTATGATGAGGAACCTCTTTTTGCGTAAAGCCTCGCTCTGGCCTCGATTCCACGTCACAGTCGCGCAATCTCTggaaggaaagaagaaggccgaagTTATTGAACTCGAAGTCCCTATGACAGACTCGATGCGTGAGATTCAAAACGCCATAATGGAATGTGTTGAAGTCAGTATTCACGAGCTCAAGAAAGGTAACAGTGGCCTGGAAATGGACGATTGGAACCTCGACAGcgctcttctcaagaactTTGACATCATGGTTCGGAGACAGTTGGATCCCAACTGGCACCGCGTGAGCTGGAAGACGAAACAGATTGTGAATGACTTGACTGTTCTCAGAACCATGCTCAACTCTATTCTGGCATATGATGCTGTTTCGTTCCTTCAGCATTTGGATACCATTCATGCCGCTCACTCCCCTCCTCCAGGGTCGACCCGTCAAACCCAGTCACCCTGGCTCTTCCTTGATGCTGCTCAGACCATTTTCGACACGGCAAGACGAAGAGTATACTCCGCTAGTGCCAAGGATGCGGCTCGGGAAGATAACATCGACTCTCTAAGGCCTGTGCTTGAAGAGCTACCCAAGTGGGCTCTTTTGGCTGAGGTGCTGGAGGAAATTGATCGTGATCTGTACTTTGAACCTCCAGTTCGAGACGATTCCAACGGCACCATCCTGATCATGTGCTCAAACACCGATACCTGCAGACAGTTGCGAGACTTCTTACAAACCATGCACGTCAAGCCCAAGACGGAGAAACGATCAagtgaggacgatgaagatgaagacaagcCCTCTGCCGCTTTCATGATGCGCCGGCGATTGAGGAACTACTTGAAATGGAAGAGACAATTTGCTCAGGTCAGCGCCACTCTCTTTTCCGAAAACCAGAAGGCTCTGAATGGAGCCATGGACACTCGTCCAGGTTTCGCAGGGTCAAGAGGTGGAAAGACTCCTGCAAACAAGCGACGACGAGTGCGCGGCGGAGGAAATGTCGGCGTAAGCATGGGCCGTGCTGAGAATGGCAGTATTATGCAGTACATTGAGAAACCGGGAGAAGTTGCGGATCTCATGGCTGAGGTACAGATcacggaagaagaagcacagcAGAAAGAAGACGTGGTAGCAGATCCCCTCGACAACATGGAGGAGTACTTCAAACTATATGATATGCAAGACCTCGTCGTCATTCACGCATATGATGGAGACCAGGACGAGCATGTCCTTGAGGAAACGAAGCCACGATACATAATTATGTATGAGCCAGACGCCGCCTTTATTCGCCGAGTTGAAGTGTACCGATCATCTCATAACGACAGAAACGTGAGGGTATACTTTATGTACTATGGCGGCTCAGTGGAGGAGCAAAAATACCTGTCATCTGTTCGACGAGAAAAAGATGCATTTACAAAACTCATCAAGGAGAGGGCAAGCATGTCCCTTGTCATGACCGTGGACCCAGCTGAGGATCCTGAAGAGGCTTTTCTCCGTACCGTCAACACACGTATTGCTGGTGGTGGAAGGCTTGCAGCAACAGCTGAGCCGCCACGTGTTGTGGTAGACGTGCGAGAATTCCGTTCCTCTCTGCCATCTCTCCTCCACGGCCGCTCTATTGTTATTGTACCATGTATGCTCACAGTTGGTGATTACATCCTATCGCCAAATATCTGTGTAGAACGGAAATCTATCAGTGATCTGATCTCGTCGTTCAAGGATGGCCGACTCTACAGTCAAGCCGAGACTATGTTTCAGTACTATAAAAGCGTGATGCTGCTCATCGAGTTTGACCAGAACAAGTCCTTCACTCTGGAGCCATTTGCCGATTTATCTGGAAGCTTGAACAGTGTCGCTCCGACCAACATGTCGTCCGACTTACAATCCAAGTTAGTATTATTGACACTGGCATTTCCAAAGTTGCGCATCATCTGGTCTTCGTCTCCGTACCAGACGGCCGAGATCTTTGAATCCTTAAAGACTCAGGAGGAAGAGCCTGATCCGATAGCCGCTGTCAGGGCTGGCTTGGATAAGGACACAAGGGCCGAGGAGCAAGCCTTCAATCAGGAGCCCCAGGATATGCTTGCCATCGTGCCAGGCGTGACTCCACAAAACATCAAGAATCTGGTGCTCAAGACTGAGAGTATTCGTGAAGTTGCCAACATGACGGTCCAAGAACTGGCACCTTTGGTCGGCACAACGGCTGGACGACAGATCCATGGATTCTTTAACCGCAACGTCATGGAAGAGGACGACTAA